The sequence ATAAGCTCTTGCGTATGCTCCCAGAAAGTCATGTACTTCTCTTTTCTAAGCATATATGTTCACGCAAGAGGCGGAGAAAACTCTGAAAATTCCTCTACTTTTCCTGCTTCTTTGCAATAATGTTGACAAGTATCTCCTGGAGTATCTGCTCTCTACTTTTTCCCTCCGTGTTTAAGCCGAGCGCCTTGGCTATCAAAATTATTGTCTCGTCGCTTTCAGTTGAGCTCTCCTTCGTCTCTTTAACCGCAGGCTTTGAGGATTCGTAAAGATACTCTCTGGAGGCTCTTTCAAACTCAGCCTTAGCCCTACCTAAACCCCTAGCAAGCTCAGGTATCTTTGAAGGTCCCCAAAGCAACAGAACTATTACCGCAAGAATAATAATGACCCATTCCCAAGCCGAAATCATTTAAGCTCCTCCCTTTTTAAGAGAGGGAAAAGAACCATTTAAGAATTTCGGTAAACATTCAACAATAAGATGAAAGAGTATTGGTGCTCCGGCCGGGATTTGAACCCGGGTCCGCGGCTTTCTCCTCCCCTTATCTTTTGTCGAGAGGCCGCTATACTTGACCGGACTATACTACCGGAGCACTTAAATGATTTCTTCTATGGCTACTAATAAAGAGTGTTTTTGAAATATTTTTCTTTTTCTCATTCTTCAGGCAGTTGTGCCTTTAGCTTGGATTTCATTTAACCATTCCCGCATTTTCCGCGCATATTGTGGGAAAACTATTTCGGGGTCTAGGAGCTCTGGATGCCATCTTTTCTCCCACTCCACTATGGCGTATCCGCGGTAGCCCCCCTCTAATAGCATCTTAAGCATTTCTTTTATTGGGATGTCTCCCTCCCCTAGTAGAACATATTTTACTTTATTGTCCTCTACTATTGAGTCTTTAACATGCACGCTGACCGTATATTGACCAATATTTCTGTAGGTTTCCTCAGGGCTCTCGCCTCTCATTCTATATGGATGATGCAGGTCCCAGAGTATGCGTACACGCTTATGGTTAACTTCCCTCATGAGTTGAGCGCAAAGCGCGGTGTCAATCCAGTCGTCATGGGTTTCCAAGGCTAGGGTTACATCATGGTCTTCGGCTTCATCGCCGATCTCCCTCAGGTTCTGTGCGATTATAGGCATTATTGTCTCGCGAGTGTAGCCTTCAGGTATTCTGCCACCATATATGCGAACTATGGGGGCGCCTAATTCAGCGGCTAACACCATGTTTTGTCTAGCCTCATTAAACTGCTCTCTTTTTTCTTCAGGGTCTACGACGGCGAATCGGGCGGATATTGATATGCCGGAGATCGAGATCCCGTAATCGGCCAGCAGCCTCTTCGTTTTATTAAGATCTCTTGTAAACTCTGGGCGTCTACTTATATCTAGGTCTTCAAGCAGACCACGAAATTCAACACCATCGTAACCCATCTCAGCGGCGCTCCTAACAATCTTCTGCAGATCCCAATTAGGGCAGCCTAAAGTGCTAAACGACAGCTTCATCAAGAGGAATCACCTCTAACTATCCAAAGATTGTTTGAGCGAATTTAAAATATTCGCTGTCCTCCTGCCACTAAGGAAAATTGTATGAGGCCTTAATGATTTGGGCTTAGCGAGCGGGAATGGCATAAACTGATGCCTCAAAAACTGCTCATAAGGTGCCGTTTTTAGCGCGCTTTTGTCTTTGAAGCCTACCATAATAGGTTTATTTTTTCGAGGATGTGGAAGGCTAGCGTGAAGTAAAAGATTACCGTTAACGGTACGTGTAGTGTTCTCCAATAATCTTCTATGAATTTAATTTTCACATATCGTCCCAGCATCCCGCTTACAACTATTACAGCCATGAGGAGAAAGGCGAAGAAGCTAATGAAGTATCCTGGCCTTGGGGCCTGTATTTTGTTGATCATGTGGAAGACAACGAGCACTATAGAGAGAGCCCCTGTTATGCAGTGAAACAACAGCCAAGTTTTAATGCTCTTTGGGAAACCCCTCTTTAAGGCTGAATAGGAAGCTGAAGCCGCAAAGATAAAGAAGCCAACCCACCCAAACCAATGAGCAGTGTCCCTTGGAAAGATCCTATAGGATCCTCTTTGTTGACGTCTAGCCTCAGGATCTATGTTAAAAGTTATAAGGGCTGCTATAAGTAACAGAGATAAAATGGAGATTATCGAGAATAAAGTTTTACTCAAACCCTCTCCCTCATCGTTAGTAACCTCCTCATTGGAGGGCGTTCTTCCATATAAAAATTACCTATAAAAGTTATAGAGATGCCGGTAGGATGTCTTTGAGCTTATTAACCCGCCCTTATCCCAGTCTTGATGGCGATCCTATACGCGTTAAATATGAGATAACTGTTGTTAACGGAAGACAGCGACACCGTTCACTATTCCATCGTTTAACAGGCCTAAAAACCCTCTTCATGATCCTAGCGCATCTAACTGAGATATTGCGGCTATTGCGCCTTTAAGAAAGATTTTATAAGGTTTTAAAGTTTAAATAGACTCGGGTTTTAAGTATGCGGGTCAGTAAGAGCTGGCTCGTTTCAGCCCTATTGATCTCGTTTCTTTTTTCTCAGGAGTTTATTATGCTGTTTCTCCTGACTCCGATTTTGGCAAAGTTTATGTGAAGAGGGTTTCCATAGAGGAAGAAAAGTTTGAATTGAGCGGGTTACTTTACAGGCCAGCATCCTTGAGGGCCGATGAACCGGCAGCTGCTGTTATCCTCGCACATGGGATAGGCGGCTCCAAGGAGATGATGAGCTGTATTGGGCTCGAGCTGGTTCGCAGGGGTTTCATCAGCCTATGCCTCGACCTATACGGTTATGGACAGTCTCAGGGAACTGTTGCTGATGGGCGAAGGGAACCCAGCTTCGGAGTCTATTCTGCGATCAACTATTTGAGGTTACAGCCCTCTTCAAAGGGAAATCAGCGTTCTAACAGCGCTGCTTAGAGCCCTCGGCGCACCGATATTGGCTCTCTACACGAATGAAGGTTTCATTAAAGAATCCGGCCTAAAAACGGTTAAGGTGGAGGAAATAGCCCACAGAGATATAAGATGGCGCTTATATTTAATGTGGGGTTTAATTAACCTCACTCTACTTATCCCGTTATTCATTGTTGGGCTATACGCACTGTTCCCACCTCTAATTTTCGGATCCTCAGTGACATGGTGGCTGCTTGTTTCAGGCTTAATGGGCTTAATGCTCATAACCAAGTTTTCTAGTAGGCTGCTCGGTAGAAAATTAGCGCTTAGAAACATGTTTGGGCAATCGTTCTTCAAAGAGAACATAATGGTGGCGGTGATTGTCTTCTTAATCCTTTATGCGGGTGTAGCCTTCCTCGACTGGCCTTTTAACATTTAATTTTCGGGTTGTCGTGACAATCCTAAAAACTTATTCTCAACTAGGAGAGTTCTAGCTTTTGCCACTTTTATCCCCTTTTTCCTACCCTACTTTATTGCTGAAGGCCTATATCTAAATAGATTTGCGCCGAAAGCAATCAATAGAAAAACCATTTGGAGTAAACTCCAGATTATCACGGAAAAAATTTTTGGCAAGACAGCCCCACTAATCTTTCCGCTCTCCTTGCAGTACGCTGTAAAAATAGGTTTAGACTTCTGGCTAATTCCGGGTTTCCTCGGTTTTCTACTAGATTTTCTCTGGCTGATTACTCCATTTTTTTTATAATCGTCATAGTCTTCTCATAAGAGATTAGAGAAAAGTAGATAAGCCGACCAAGCAGTTATGGTGAGAGTTTTTCAGCCGAAAAATAGATTACCCCAGAACAGCCTTAAACCAGCAAAAACGGAGCGAATTTTAAGCCCTGTTTCCCAAAATAAGCAAGATTTTTTGGTGCGGCCGCCGGGATTTGAACCCGGGATCGCAGGCTTGGAAGGCCTGTGTCCTAACCAGGCTAGACGACGGCCGCATTATCGTCTTATTCTTGTTTTTCTCTGTTTAAGGGGATTAATTAATTTTTTGCGCGCATAAATTGTTTATAGGCGGGATATTTTGAATCTCGGGTGGTTTGGCTTCGGGCGTTTTCCTTCTTCCATCAATACTTGCGCGTACGCTGCGTTTATTAGGCTTATTGCTGGGAAAATGTATTCTGCGTCGCTTACCGGCCCATAAAGTATGAAGTCCGCTCCGACGGCTACTGGCAGCCCATTGGCGATTGATGAGCAAACCATGCTTAAAACCCTGTCTTTCTTGTCTTTAAGCGATTTCC comes from Candidatus Bathyarchaeia archaeon and encodes:
- a CDS encoding twin-arginine translocase TatA/TatE family subunit; translated protein: MISAWEWVIIILAVIVLLLWGPSKIPELARGLGRAKAEFERASREYLYESSKPAVKETKESSTESDETIILIAKALGLNTEGKSREQILQEILVNIIAKKQEK
- a CDS encoding sugar phosphate isomerase/epimerase family protein — translated: MKLSFSTLGCPNWDLQKIVRSAAEMGYDGVEFRGLLEDLDISRRPEFTRDLNKTKRLLADYGISISGISISARFAVVDPEEKREQFNEARQNMVLAAELGAPIVRIYGGRIPEGYTRETIMPIIAQNLREIGDEAEDHDVTLALETHDDWIDTALCAQLMREVNHKRVRILWDLHHPYRMRGESPEETYRNIGQYTVSVHVKDSIVEDNKVKYVLLGEGDIPIKEMLKMLLEGGYRGYAIVEWEKRWHPELLDPEIVFPQYARKMREWLNEIQAKGTTA